Part of the Verrucomicrobiia bacterium genome, TCATTCGCATTTGATTTCAATCGCGCATTTTCCGCGATCAATCCACCCACCAGGTTGGTCGCGTTATCCCGCTCGCGCTGCGATTGTTCAAGCTGGCCGTTCAATGAATTTTGCTGCTGCTGCAAACTTTGAATTTGTTTTTGCGATTCGGAATTTTGCTGCGCCTCAAAAATTCCCGCGCCGGCGATTACGGCCAGCGCGGCGGTGATGATTGTTTTTTGGAGTGTCGTCATGGCCAGGGTTTTGGTTGCGGTAATAACTGCCGTTGTGGTGAAAGCTGTTCCTGAAAATAAGCTGGCAGAAATAGTCGCGGCCAATCCGGCGGGCGCGGCTTGAATGGAATTTGCCGACACCGCTTCCGCAATCGCCGCGCCGGAAATGGCCACGCCGCGTTTCATAAAAAACTGCCGCAGCTTTTCCATCGCGCGTTCAACCCGTTTGCGCGCCGCCCACTCTTGAATGCCCAGCAGGGTCGCGGTTTCTGCCGCGCTTTTGTTTTCAAAGTAGCGCAAAGCCACCAGGGTGCGTTCCTTCTCGCTCAATCGCGCCATGGCTTCCTCCAAAAGCGGTGCGAGCCGTCGCCAGACACTTTCGGAATTGGAATCGTTTACAGTGGACATATACGCCTCCTGTTCGCGAAGTTGGCGGCTGGCCCTGGTTCGCATAAATTTCATGGCCGTAAACCGAGTGGTTTCGTAAAGCCAGCCGGTAAGAATGGTCGTTGCCCGCAAGCCCCCGGCCTTTTGGGCCAGAATGACGAAGACCGCCTGCGTCACGTCCTGCGCGTCCTGCGTATGGCTGGTGAACCGCAGCGCAACCGAATAGACAAGATTGATGTGCCGGCGAACCATTTCGGCAAAGGCCGGTTCCGAATTACGGTCGGCATATTCGCGCACCAAATCCATGTCGCTCACATCGGCCATTTGTTTATTATCCCAGCCGACCGTGGAAATTGGACATTTATTTTCATTCTTCACTTATCCACAATGTTTTGCTGTCTCCCTGGCATCTGAACCGGCAACCCAGCCCGTGTCCATCTGTGACTCATTTTCCCCCTCTGCGTGTCTGCGCCTCTGCGTCAAAATCCCAATTTCAAGATGTCCGCAAAATTGCTTCTTGCAACTAAGTCTCAATTAGCCTACCTTGCCGCCAGTGAATAAACGAGTTTCATCGGATGTCGTGCGCGAAGGCGAATGCGCCCAGCCCACCGTCTGTCCGTTGAGCAAAGTGCGCGCCGGAACCGTCGTTTGCATCAAGCAACTCGCCGCTTCCGCCGAGATGACCGACCGCCTCCGCGAAATGGGCTTCTGCGAAGAACAGCAAATCAAGCTCCTCAGTCGCGAAGGCAATCTCATTTGCCTCGTCTGCAATGCCCGGCTCGGCATCAGCGCCCAACTCGCCGAGACCATTCTCGTCACTCCCCTGCCCAACCGCTTAAAGGTGGCCTGATTATGGCCGCCGAAACGCTGCCGCTCACTTCGGTTTCTCTCGGAGCCACCGCCACCGTCACCGAAATCAAACTGCCGCCCGCCAGCCGCCCGCGCCTCATGGAAATGGGTTTGCTCGTCGGCACCTCGGTCGAACTTGTGCGTTTCGCCCCAATGGGCGACCCCGTCGAAATCAAAGTCCGCGGTTACAATCTCACTCTGCGCCGCCAGGAGGCCGAACAAATTTGGGTGCGGCCTACCGTCCCCGACGCGCCTTAGCCGCCGAGCCGCAAATGAGTCCCGGAACTCCTCATACGGAAGCGGGTGTGTCGCAATCGCCCGAGACGACTCCCGCCACTCGCACGACCGCGCCCTACGTCGTCCTCACGGGCAATCCGAATTGCGGCAAAACCACTTTGTTCAACGCCCTCACAGGCTTGCGCGCCAAGGTCGGCAATTACGCCGGCGTAACTGTCGAACGCAAGGAAGGCCGTCTCCTCGGTGCGGCTGCCGGTTCGGAAATCAAAGTCCTCGACCTGCCCGGCACTTACAGCCTCAGCCCTCAATCGCTCGACGAACAAATCTCCCGCGACGTTTTGTTGAATCGCCTCACCGAATTGCCCGCGCCCTCGCTGGTCGTCGTCGTCGCGGACGCCTCGAATCTTCAGCGCAATCTTTACTACGCTACTCAGATCATCGAATTGGGCTACCTCACTGTCGTAGCGCTGAACATGGTGGATGTCGCCGAAGCCAACGGCCACGATATTGATGTCGAAAAACTCGCGCGCGCCTTGGGCGTGCCGGTTTTGCCCATCGTCGCCAGCAGCGGCCAGGGCGTGCCTGCGCTGCGTCAACAAATCTTTGAATCGCTTAAAAACAAAACCAGCCCCGCAAATCCGCGGCAATTTTGCGAGTTGCCCGCCACTTTTTCCACGGAAGTTGCCGCCATCTCCGAGCTTCTCGCCAAACAATTTCACGAACGCCGCCAGCAGGCCACCGCGGAAGCGCAATTAATCCTGAGCAACGAAAAAGCCGTCGCTTCCAGCGCGCAACATTATCCCGCCGCGATCCTGCTCGCCGTCGAAGCCGCGCGCAAACGGCTCGAAACCGCCGGGGTGGAGTGGTCGAGCGCTGCCATCGAGGCGCGTTACGCCAGCGTAACTGCCATCCACGAAAACGCCGTCACCGAAACACATTCTCACGAGGAAAGTTTCAGCGACAAAGTGGACCGCCTGGTGACACACAAAATTTGGGGCACGCTGATTTTCGTCGCCATCATGGCGCTCATGTTCCAAAGCATTTTCAGCTTTGCAAAATGGCCGATGGACGCTCTGCAAAATACCGTCGCCGCCTTCGGCGATTTTGTCGGCGGCGCGATTCCTCCCGGCGAATTGAACAGCTTGCTCGTCGGCGGCGTGATTGCCGGTGTCGGCGCGGTGGTGGTTTTTCTCCCGCAAATTTTGTTGCTCTTCTTTTTCATCGGACTGCTCGAAGACACCGGCTACATGGCGCGCGCCGCGTTCCTGATGGACCGTTTGATGAGCAAAGTCGGCCTGCACGGAAAAAGTTTTATTCCCATGCTCAGTTCGTTCGCCTGCGCGATTCCCGGCATCATGGCCACCCGCACGATTGAAAGCCCCAAGGATCGCCTCGTGACCATCCTCGTCGCGCCGCTGATGAGTTGCTCCGCGCGCCTGCCGGTTTACACGCTCCTCATCGCCGCGTGCATTCCCGATATTCGCGTGCTCGGCATTTTCAAACTCGCCGGAATCATGATGCTCATCATGTATCTCCTCGGCATCATCGTCGCGCTGCTGATGGCGTGGCTCTTCAAAAAAACTTTGCTCAAGGGCGAAACTCCCATGCTCATCATGGAACTGCCGCCTTACAAACGCCCGCTCGTTCGCATTGTCCTTCGCCACATGTGGGACCGCTCGCGCCTTTTTCTCCGGCGCGCGGGCACGGTGATTTTGGGTATCAACATTCTCCTCTGGTTCGTCGCGACGTATCCAAAAAATTCCACCCAGGAAAAACAATTCATCGCCGAACGTCACGATGCCATCGCCAGTTACTATCACAATGCCGGCACAACTCCCGCTGCCGACGCCGAGATTGATTCCAAACTCGCCGCCGCGCTGGCCAAACCTGGCGCGGAAACCAACTCCCCCGCCGAATTCGCGCTCGACCAGCGCCTCCGCGAAATTGACAAGGAACGCGCCGGTGAACAGCTTCGCTACAGTTTCGCCGGGCACATGGGTCGCCTGATCGAACCCGTCATCCGTCCACTCGGCTACGATTGGAAAATCGGCATCGGCGTCATCACTTCATTCGCCGCCCGCGAAGTGTTCGTGAGCACCATGTCCACCGTTTATAATCTCGGCGAAGGCCAGGATTCCGAAGCCATCACCCCCAGCCTCGCGAAAACTTTGCGCCAGCAAAAACGCGCCGACGGCACTCTCGTTTACACTCCTCTCACCGCCATTTCGCTGATGGTCTTCTACGTGTTCGCGCTCCAATGCGTCAGCACCGTGGCCATCGTCCGCCGCGAAACCAACTCGTGGAAATGGCCGATCTTCCAATGGCTCTACATGGCCGCCCTCGCCTGGGGCCTCGCCTTCATCACCTATCAAGGCGGCCGCCTCCTCGGCTGGAGTTAAAATTAATCCCCTCTCTCCGTCCTCCGCGGTTAATTTCAATTCTCACTGCTGCATCTCACCCATCTGCCACTTCACCAGATTCCGCATCATCTGAACTTCCCCCGGCGACACATCCGCCGTTCGCATGTCCACCGCAAACGCCGTCAGCCAAATATCATCCGTGGGCCGATAATCCAATTCGCTCGTCAACCGCTTCTCCATATCGTCCATGTGTCCCGTGCCGTAAAACACCGCAATCGAACCCTTCTTCGGCACCAATTTAACTTCGGTCTTCAAATCCTTGATGACATTTTCATTGCGCGCCTGAATCAACACATCGAGCAATTTTTTCAAATCCGGCGGCACACCGCGCAACGAAGAAAAATCTCCCTTCAA contains:
- a CDS encoding sigma-70 family RNA polymerase sigma factor, whose translation is MKNENKCPISTVGWDNKQMADVSDMDLVREYADRNSEPAFAEMVRRHINLVYSVALRFTSHTQDAQDVTQAVFVILAQKAGGLRATTILTGWLYETTRFTAMKFMRTRASRQLREQEAYMSTVNDSNSESVWRRLAPLLEEAMARLSEKERTLVALRYFENKSAAETATLLGIQEWAARKRVERAMEKLRQFFMKRGVAISGAAIAEAVSANSIQAAPAGLAATISASLFSGTAFTTTAVITATKTLAMTTLQKTIITAALAVIAGAGIFEAQQNSESQKQIQSLQQQQNSLNGQLEQSQRERDNATNLVGGLIAENARLKSNANEHELLKLRGEVTHLRTANAQSDSNDPADQAAKVAATKVKQLKQWLEQNPNNKIPELQYLTAQEWLRSANYTADLKTDDDFDRATSQLRRDAKRKSANAIGEALANYIAGNNGQLPGDISQLEPYANPPIDGAMLQRYQLLQTGNLSDIPANAPLIGEKAPVDDQYDSLFTISATGFSYQGTGTAYVNGNGKGNFGTNITAKIKPFEQR
- a CDS encoding FeoA family protein, which encodes MNKRVSSDVVREGECAQPTVCPLSKVRAGTVVCIKQLAASAEMTDRLREMGFCEEQQIKLLSREGNLICLVCNARLGISAQLAETILVTPLPNRLKVA
- a CDS encoding FeoA family protein gives rise to the protein MAAETLPLTSVSLGATATVTEIKLPPASRPRLMEMGLLVGTSVELVRFAPMGDPVEIKVRGYNLTLRRQEAEQIWVRPTVPDAP
- the feoB gene encoding ferrous iron transport protein B → MSPGTPHTEAGVSQSPETTPATRTTAPYVVLTGNPNCGKTTLFNALTGLRAKVGNYAGVTVERKEGRLLGAAAGSEIKVLDLPGTYSLSPQSLDEQISRDVLLNRLTELPAPSLVVVVADASNLQRNLYYATQIIELGYLTVVALNMVDVAEANGHDIDVEKLARALGVPVLPIVASSGQGVPALRQQIFESLKNKTSPANPRQFCELPATFSTEVAAISELLAKQFHERRQQATAEAQLILSNEKAVASSAQHYPAAILLAVEAARKRLETAGVEWSSAAIEARYASVTAIHENAVTETHSHEESFSDKVDRLVTHKIWGTLIFVAIMALMFQSIFSFAKWPMDALQNTVAAFGDFVGGAIPPGELNSLLVGGVIAGVGAVVVFLPQILLLFFFIGLLEDTGYMARAAFLMDRLMSKVGLHGKSFIPMLSSFACAIPGIMATRTIESPKDRLVTILVAPLMSCSARLPVYTLLIAACIPDIRVLGIFKLAGIMMLIMYLLGIIVALLMAWLFKKTLLKGETPMLIMELPPYKRPLVRIVLRHMWDRSRLFLRRAGTVILGINILLWFVATYPKNSTQEKQFIAERHDAIASYYHNAGTTPAADAEIDSKLAAALAKPGAETNSPAEFALDQRLREIDKERAGEQLRYSFAGHMGRLIEPVIRPLGYDWKIGIGVITSFAAREVFVSTMSTVYNLGEGQDSEAITPSLAKTLRQQKRADGTLVYTPLTAISLMVFYVFALQCVSTVAIVRRETNSWKWPIFQWLYMAALAWGLAFITYQGGRLLGWS